One window of the Trifolium pratense cultivar HEN17-A07 linkage group LG2, ARS_RC_1.1, whole genome shotgun sequence genome contains the following:
- the LOC123904784 gene encoding uncharacterized protein LOC123904784: protein MQGRRVARELIFDPEIEKTAKANRKAVRLAREVARLAGVAQESCEEVVSSPNTSDNEANIMAGNPPPPPPVVPERTLGDYGQRNNGELANLGFQPRNHVSFDIKNSVLSALKENQYSGAETQCPNLHLEHFYEACDYTDPPGVSESDKRLRLFKYSLTGRAKDWLDTIPPNTITTWQELEMKFMDRYFPIHKYLERRADITSFEQGDSETLYDAWERFKLSLKKCPKHGLDSHTQMQHFTQGLRAQTRMFLDASAGGSLKNKNQTQARELVESMAQNEYRVENDRGAKKKAGMIELDTQTALLAQSTLMNSQMAAVLKHLTSTPNAQMPVMAANEVKCDFCGQGHANGQCFPEGSEEAKYLANFKRNNPKYDPYSNTYNPGWRDHPNFGWGGNQNSNQSQQQSSSQNSQQRRPSQLEDTLTQFIKVTQGNFEAMKVSQDQMKANQDIANKNHEASIKNLETQVGQLSR, encoded by the coding sequence ATGCAAGGTAGGAGAGTAGCAAGAGAACTAATCTTTGATcctgaaatagagaaaacagcTAAAGCAAACAGAAAAGCAGTTCGGTTAGCCCGAGAGGTTGCCCGGTTAGCAGGTGTTGCACAAGAAAGTTGTGAAGAAGTGGTTTCTAGTCCAAACACATCGGACAACGAAGCCAACATCATGGCTGGAAATCCCCCACCACCTCCACCAGTTGTGCCTGAAAGGACATTAGGTGACTATGGCCAAAGAAACAACGGAGAGCTTGCCAATCTGGGGTTTCAACCAAGGAATCATGTGTCATTTGATATCAAGAATTCAGTGCTCAGCGCCCTCAAAGAGAATCAATACTCAGGGGCAGAAACACAATGTCCAAATCTCCACCTGGAGCATTTCTATGAAGCTTGTGACTATACAGACCCACCAGGAGTATCTGAATCAGATAAAAGATTAAGGCTTTTCAAGTACTCGTTAACTGGAAGAGCTAAAGACTGGTTGGACACAATACCACCTAACACCATCACTACTTGGCAAGAGCTAGAGATGAAATTCATGGATAGGTACTTTCCAATTCACAAGTATCTTGAAAGAAGAGCTGACATTACAAGTTTTGAGCAAGGAGATTCCGAAAcattgtatgatgcttgggaaaGATTCAAACTGAGCCTGAAGAAGTGTCCTAAGCATGGGCTCGATAGTCATACTCAAATGCAGCATTTCACACAAGGATTGAGAGCTCAAACTAGAATGTTTCTAGATGCATCGGCAGGTGgatctttgaaaaataaaaatcaaactcaagctaGAGAGTTGGTGGAATCCATGGCTCAAAATGAGTACAGAGTTGAAAATGATCGTGGTGCAAAGAAGAAGGCAGGCATGATAGAGCTTGATACTCAAACTGCTCTTTTGGCCCAATCTACATTGATGAATTCTCAAATGGCAGCTGTGTTGAAACACCTCACTAGCACTCCTAATGCCCAAATGCCAGTCATGGCAGCTAATGAAGTGAAATGTGACTTTTGTGGACAAGGGCATGCTAATGGCCAATGTTTTCCTGAAGGGTCAGAAGAGGCAAAGTACCTAGCcaacttcaaaaggaacaaCCCAAAGTATGATCCATATTCAAACACTTATAACCCAGGTTGGAGAGATCATCCAAACTTTGGTTGGGGAggaaatcaaaactcaaatcaatctcaacaacaatcTTCTTCACAAAACTCTCAACAAAGGAGACCTTCTCAATTAGAGGATACACTTACTCAATTCATAAAGGTGACTCAAGGGAACTTCGAAGCTATGAAGGTTAGCCAAGATCAAATGAAAGCCAACCAAGATATTgccaacaagaatcatgaagcttcaattAAGAACTTGGAAACTCAAGTTGGACAATTGTCAAGGTAA